From Bacteroidales bacterium, a single genomic window includes:
- a CDS encoding CDP-alcohol phosphatidyltransferase family protein, translating into MLDRNKPEVRIQTSILNAIEKKILIWLSERMPKKINSDHLTLIGFLGALISMAGYMLSNLEIIFLWLASFGLIVNWFGDSLDGTLARVRNAQRPIYGFFIDHNVDALTILVICIGAGLSPFIKFSTAMLILAGYLVLSIYTYINTYLNGEFKITYNKLGPTEFRLVIILINTIFMYFPAGTQNFAFMGVSLSIYDGIGVGVAFMLFIIYLVSFFKDKNKFAKIDPPKF; encoded by the coding sequence ATGCTTGACCGTAATAAACCCGAGGTAAGAATTCAAACCTCAATTCTAAATGCTATTGAGAAGAAAATTCTCATTTGGTTGTCTGAAAGAATGCCCAAAAAAATAAATTCAGACCATTTAACATTAATAGGATTTTTAGGAGCTTTAATTTCAATGGCGGGGTATATGCTCTCCAATTTAGAAATCATTTTTTTGTGGTTAGCATCGTTTGGTCTGATTGTGAACTGGTTTGGCGATAGTCTTGATGGTACACTGGCACGTGTTAGGAATGCTCAACGGCCAATTTATGGATTTTTTATTGACCACAATGTTGATGCTTTGACTATCTTGGTCATTTGTATAGGAGCAGGGCTTTCGCCATTTATAAAATTTTCAACAGCAATGCTTATTCTGGCTGGCTATTTAGTTTTATCAATTTACACTTACATCAATACATATCTTAACGGCGAATTCAAGATCACCTACAATAAATTAGGGCCCACAGAATTTCGCCTGGTTATTATACTCATCAACACCATCTTTATGTATTTTCCAGCAGGAACCCAGAATTTTGCATTCATGGGAGTATCGTTAAGCATATATGATGGTATTGGCGTTGGAGTTGCTTTTATGCTTTTCATTATTTATCTGGTTAGCTTTTTTAAGGATAAGAATAAATTCGCAAAAATTGACCCTCCTAAATTCTAA
- a CDS encoding GtrA family protein produces MAVKYLKFLTSRLIGTLVDTLILWLLSAYVFSSYIGKYIVAPTISFEFAVFVNFVFSYYWIWSKRISIKSTKTFITRFAIFNISCVLGFIVKMAFLLLFERIFGWDVVYCNLLALLISGIVNYALAEFVVFKKQPSIIEPIKDLESLENTNYKY; encoded by the coding sequence ATGGCAGTTAAATACTTAAAATTCCTTACAAGCCGGCTAATCGGCACACTGGTCGACACGCTGATCTTATGGTTGCTCTCAGCTTACGTCTTTTCGTCCTATATTGGGAAATACATAGTGGCGCCAACTATTTCGTTTGAATTCGCAGTTTTTGTAAATTTTGTTTTTTCCTATTACTGGATATGGAGCAAGCGAATATCTATTAAAAGCACAAAGACTTTTATCACCCGCTTTGCCATTTTCAACATTTCCTGTGTGTTAGGCTTTATTGTTAAAATGGCTTTTCTACTTCTATTCGAAAGGATTTTTGGCTGGGATGTCGTATACTGCAACTTACTGGCCTTGCTGATATCCGGCATCGTAAATTATGCTCTTGCCGAATTCGTAGTGTTTAAAAAACAGCCGTCAATAATTGAACCTATAAAGGATTTAGAATCCTTGGAGAACACAAACTATAAATACTAG